ATTGAGGTAGACCAAGCAAACTCCTCACCTTTCAACCCTGAAACGATTCTCAACGCCCTCTTTCACATGTTTCAAAGGGGATTCTGATCCCGAAAGTCATCTGAAGCATTTCAAGAGCCTTATGATCCTCTACAAAACTGAAGACGCGCTAATGTGCAACATGTTTACAATGAATTTGCGTGGAGCAGCTCAGGACTAGTTCTATATCCTGCCATCCGGGTCGATCAGCAGCTTCAAAGAGCTTGCTTATGTCTTCACCAAAGATTATACTTCTTACCAGacgatcaagaagaaccctgacGACCTGTACAACCTACGCAAGAAGCCCAATGAATCCCTTCCagattacatcaagagatTCAAAGCAGAAAAGGCCAACATCGTAAGGTGCAATGACCGAATCGCATCCTCTGCATTAAAGAAGGGTCTTCTAGCTGAACACGACTTATACCGCGAGATGACTATCACTCCTAGCCAGACTCTGGCAGATGACTTCACGACGGCAAAACGCCACGCTCTCTAGGATGACGATCGCATCGCCGTGAAGAAGTCCATCGAGTAGAAGATCAGCCGACCAAGCTAGCAGACCAAAGAAGTAACAGGTTTGGCAGTAGGGATAGAGACAAACGTAGGTCGCACCCACAAGGAGACGTTACGACAAAGgagaactacaccaagttctccatacatcaaattttaGCCCAAGTGAAGGACAAACCTTGGATAAAAAGACCGCCACCCTTGAAAGGAGATCTGGACAAGAGggataccagaaaatattgtGCTTTCCATGCAAGGCAAGGGCACAATACGAATAATTGCTTTGCTTGTAAAGCGCATCTCAAAGAACTACTGAGAGAAGGTCACTGCACGGAGTTCATAGAGAAGCAGGCCGTCTAGTAGATTGAGGACAGCGATACTGCCAAAGAGCCACCccagaaggtcataaggattaacatAATCCTATCCGACTCCGAGGAGTCCAGActgaccaacaaagaaaagaaaagaaagatcaaaTAGGCCACCGTGATCTCCCAGGTCTCCAATAGTCTCCCACTGGCAGAATACGATCCTGTGATcggcttccaaaagaaagatctaATCAGCCTTGATCTACCACACAACGATGCCCttgtcatcagcattcaaatTGCTCAGGCCATGGTTGACCGAATCCATGCAGACGAGGGCAGTGCAGCCAACATTCTACAATTGGCAGTCATCCAACAGATGGACTTAGAGACAAAGATCAATAAATCAGTCAAGTCACTGACTGGCTTCAATGGCGCAACAACGGTTACCGTGGGCATGATAGATCTCGACGTCTACTCCCCACTTGTAATCAGCTCACAAACAACATACATCGGACTTAGAGAGTTTGCATGAGGAtactgaagatgaagatggcaTGAAGAGAGGTTTGAGCCAACCAAAATTCATGTAGTACAATAAATAGCACGACCTTTTAGATCCAAAATTCCACTTGGGTTTGGAGTTTCCTAATATGCAGGAATGTAGAGAGGCCATAAAGTACTATGCATGCAGGTGTGCTAGAAGACTAAGGTTTGTGAAGAATGAGCCTAATAGGGTGAGGCTGGTATGTGATGGTAATAATGAGGGTGATAAGGCAAAGAGGTATACCAAGGGTCAAAAAGTAAGAGGCATGCTAAGGGTGATAAGGCAAAGAGGCATAGTAAGAGTGATTAGTGTAAGAGGCATGGTAAGGGTGAATAGGGTGAAGATGAACTTCAAGATTGTCCTTGGTTATTGTATGATGCACATGTTGGGAAAGGACCCACTGTTAGAGTGAAGACATACCATCCAATTCATACCTGCTGCAGATCTTAATGAACTAGGTTTGCCACTTCACAATGGTTGGCTAAAAGGTTTGATGAGGATCTCAGAACCAATCCTAACATGTCAGTTGCTGACTTCATGTCATTGGCGAGAAAACATTACAGTATAGATGTTACTAGGGACCAATGCTACAAGGCAAAGAATTTGGCAAAGGAGAGAATTCAAGGAAGCATTGAAGAACAATATGCAAAGTTGTGGGATTATTGTGAGCTTAAGAGGAAAAACCCAGGGAGCACAGTTTTAGTGAAGACATCATTGAAAGGAGATGATCTAGTTTTTGAGGGgctttatatatgttttgctCAACTGAGGAAGTGGTTTTTTGAAGGATGCAGAACCATGGTTGGATTTGATGGGGCTTTCATCAAAGGACAACATCCAGGACAACTTTTAAGTGCTGTTGGGATTGATGCCAACAATGGCATGTTCCCAATAGCTTTTGCTATTGTGGAGACAGAAAGCAAAGACACTTGGACATGGTTTTTAGATATATTCTTCAATGATGTTGGGGTAA
Above is a window of Prunus persica cultivar Lovell chromosome G2, Prunus_persica_NCBIv2, whole genome shotgun sequence DNA encoding:
- the LOC109947284 gene encoding uncharacterized protein LOC109947284; this translates as MVDRIHADEGSAANILQLAVIQQMDLETKINKSVKSLTGFNGATTVTVGMIDLDVYSPLECREAIKYYACRCARRLRFVKNEPNRVRLVCDGNNEGDKAKRYTKGQKVRGMLRVIRQRGIVRVISVRGMVRVNRVKMNFKIVLGYCMMHMLGKDPLFDEDLRTNPNMSVADFMSLARKHYSIDVTRDQCYKAKNLAKERIQGSIEEQYAKLWDYCELKRKNPGSTVLVKTSLKGDDLVFEGLYICFAQLRKWFFEGCRTMVGFDGAFIKGQHPGQLLSAVGIDANNGMFPIAFAIVETESKDTWTWFLDIFFNDVGVRGTGNGWVFITDKQKGLGQAIKAFKPDAEHRHCVRHLHNNFKIAGHGSLALKQRLWAAAKSTILPWWEAEMDNIMEISGPAHA